The genomic DNA AGGGGGCTGCGGGTGCGACGGCCAGGTACAGCCAGCCGACCGCGAGCGGGCCGAGCACCTGGGCCAGTGCCATGGTGGCGGACACCGCTCCCTGCACCCGCCCCTGGATCGCGGCGTCCATGGTCGTGGACATCGTGGCGATCAGGCTGGTCTGCACCAGTGGTTGACCGATACCGAAGAGCCCCACCGCCAGATAGATCAGGGTCGCCGACTCGGCTCGGGTGAACAGGGCGATGAGGATGAAGGCCAGGACGGACAGGGCGGCACCGGCCATGGCCAGGTGGATCTCGCGGATGTAGCGCACGAGCAGCGGGATCACCACCAGTTGTACCGACACCACCAGCACTCCGTAGAGCACCAGCACCGAGGCGATGCGGGCGGTGTCCCATCCGCCCAGATCCGTGAGCAATGTCGGCAAGTTCGCCGAGAGCGCGATGACACCCGGCCAGAACAGCAGATAACTCAGCAGCAGCAGACGCAGCTGCGGAAAGCTCAGCAGGTCGCGGAACTGCGCCAGGGGATTCATCTGCGATACGCGCAGACTCGTGGCCCGATGCTCCGACGGAAGACTTTCCGGCATGGACAGATAACCCCACACCAGCGCCACTCCCAGCAGCGCCAGCAGCACGAACAACGGGGTCACCGGACTGGTGGCCGAGAACAGGCCACTGGTGGCCGGCCCGATGATGAAGGCCGATCCGATGGCGGCGGTGAGGAATGCGAAGTACCGGGTGCGCACGGCGGGTGCGGTGGTGTCGGCGACGTAGGAGTAGGCCGTGGCGATCCAGCAGTCGGAAGCGCCGACGATGATCCAGCCGAGGAACAGCATCCACAGCCCGGCCCCGGTTGCCGCGCCGGCGGTGAAAATGCCGAACCCGATCAGTGCGCCGATGAAGCTGGACACCAGGACTGTGCGACGGCCGAATCGGTCACCGAGGGCGCCCAGCACCGGCGCGGAGAGGAACTGCGCCAGTGAGTAACTGGAGAACAGCATGCCGATGGCGAGTGCGTCACCGCCCAGCGGTCCTGCGACGGCCGGCAGGATGGGGCCCAGCAGGGCGACGTAGTAGGTGCTCAGGAAACCCACCCCGAGAACAAAGGGGTGCAGGCGTCGGGGCGCGGTGTTCGTGGTGGACGTTGAGGTCATCGAAGGAGTCACTGTCGTCGGTCCCTGTTCGGTATCGAAGTGCCGGCTATGAATAAACAAGTGGCGCAGACGTTTTCGCGCACCGCGCGACGCCAGTCCACCGTGTTCGGATAGATCCCATATGTGAACAGCTTGTCCATATCTCACTATATACAGATCGTTCATTTACGCAAGGTGGGCCTCGGTGAACCAGGGCAGTAAGGCCGCCGGTGAGGGACCTAAGACTCCTGCGCTCCCGCATCGGCAATTTCTAGCCTGGGAACAACGAATCCAGGGAAGGGACAACGCATGGCCGTTGAACAGCAGCACCGTGAGGACGTCGTTGTCGGGGTGGACGGTTCACCGGCGTCGAAGGTGGCCGTCGATTGGGCCGCCCGCCAGGCGGCATTGCACCGGGTTCCGCTGAGAGTGGTCCACATCGCCCAGCTGCCGACGATGTCGACGGTCATCGAGCCGCTGGTGATCGTCGGTATGTCGGAGTGGCTGGACAAGCACGGGCGCGATGTGCTGGCGGATGCGGTGCGGATCGCCGCCGAGGCCGCGCCCCAGCTGAATGTCAGCACCGAGATGCTCACCGGCTCCGCGGTGTCCGGGTTGCTCGACCATTCCAAGGACGCGCGCATGCTGGTGGTCGGGTGCCGGGGGCTCGGGGCCGTCGGCCGCACCATGATGGGTTCGGTGAGCTCTGCGCTGGTGCATCACGCCCGCTGCCCCGTGACCGTGGTCCGCGACGAAGAGTCACCCACGGCGACGCCTGCGCAGGCTCCGGTGGTGGTCGGCGTGGACGGGTCCGAGGTGTCCGAACGCGCGCTGGCGCTGGCCTTCGAGGAGGCGTCGCTGCGCGGGGTGGGGTTGGTCGCCGTACACGCCTGGAGCGACGCAGGTGTGCTCGACTTTCCTGGCTTCGACCACGCCGAACTGCAGCAGACCGCTCACCGGGTGCTCGCCGAGCGGTTGGCGGGCTGGCAGGAGCGCTATCCCGATGTCCACGTGGAGCGCGTGGTGGCGTGGGACAACCCTGCTCACGCCCTGCTTGAACAGTCGCGGCGGGCACAGTTGGTGGTGGTCGGCAGCCACGGCCGGGGCGGTTTCGCGGGCATGCTGCTCGGCTCGGTCAGCGCCGAGGTGGTGCACGGCGCCGCCGTCCCGGTGACGGTGGTGCGCCAGTCCTGATCTGGCCGGGTCTGTCGGGGGCCACCCGTACCGTCACGGACATGAGGTCTCGCACCGAATCCGAGGAGCTGGTGGTCGAGGGGCTGCGTCAGCCATTGAGCTTGGGCTGGCTGCACGGCTTTTTCGAATACGACCTGCTGGACCACGGCCGGGCCCAGCAGCGCACGCTGGAGATGCTGCGCCATCTGCTCGAACAGGACCTGTTCGTGGTGGGCACCCCGGCCACCATCGGCTACCACCAGTGGCTGATGTCGGTGGACGAGGTGCTCGCGGAGATCACCGCGGTCTACGTCGATCGCTTCGCTGATCGGGGCGGCTGGGCCGAGTGCATCGAGTTGCACCTGACCACCAAGGGAAAGGAGCTCGGGCGCAGTCTGTTTCGCCGGTCGGCCTAGGAGAACGGGTGGACATCACGCCCTCCGCAGCACCAACAACTCCCCCGTCACCGTCCCGTCCGCCAGCAGCCCACCGATGAGCTCACTCTGCTTTTCGGCCAGTTGCCAGGCGCGTTCATTGTGATGGCGGGCCTTGATCTCCTCTGTCACCGCGTCGATCTTGGCTTGCCAGTCGTCGGGGATGTCCGGTAGGTCGGCAGTACCGTGCCAGTGCTCCACACGCAACCCACTGCGGACGATCAGGTCGGTCAGGGTGCTCCGGGTCGGGAAGTTGTTGCCGTCGGGCTGGCCGGCGGGATCGGGTATCTGCGCCATGAACACCAGCAGCCCGATGCGACCCGGTGAGCGCACCACCCGCCGCAACTCGGTGAGGAAAGCCAGCTGGTCCTCGAGTGTGCACATCACGCCCAGCGCCCAGGCGGCGTCGAACATCTGATCCTCGAACGGCATGTCCGTGGCGCTGGCCTGCACCACCGGATATCCGAAGAGCGCCTGGGCCGCCCGGCACGCACCGTGCTCGGGCTCGAGCAGCGTCGGGCGTACCGACCGCCGCTGCACGGCGTACGCGGCGGGCCCGCCGACGCCGGCGCCGCTGTCGAGCAGGCTCTCCCCCGGCACCAACTCGAGATGCTCCATCAACCAGTCCAGCGCGGCCGGGCTGCCGCTACCCCGGCACCCCGCCGGGATGTGGAACGACGGCCCAAAATCGCGCGCCACCTGCGCGGTGAACTCCGCGACCGTGCCGAACTCCGCTTCCATCGCCTCGCTCATGCGAACTCCGTCCGGATCCGTTGCCCCACTTCGGCTTTGATCTGCGCCCCGACACGCGTGCCCGCGCTCGATGCCGAACCCGACAGGTTCACCCCGTCCACGCCGTCGATGGCCAACAGTGCCCGCGCCTCGGCCACCGCTGCGGCGATACCGGCCTCCACCGGGTCCCTGGCGTTGATCACCTGCGCCACCACCTCCTGGTCGAGTTCCAGCCCCGGAAGGCCTTCCAGAATCGCTGCGGACCAGGGGTCGGTGAACACTGCCACCGCGGCCAGCACCGGGATCGAAAGCCCCAGCGCCCGGGCCTCTGCCATGAACGCAGCCACCTGAGCGGGGTACGGCACATGGTTGAGCACTGCGATCCGCGCGCCGGCACGCTGCTTCTGCACCAACCGCGCCGGGCGGCCTGTCACCGGTGGAGCCGTCGGTGTCTCGGGTGCCGCGGCCGTCACGCCCAGCGCGGCTGCCAGCGACAGCAGCCGCGGCCCGTCGAGGTCGAAGGTCTGCGTGACGTCCGGGCGCACGTCATAACCTCGCCCGTCGCCGGTCACACAGAAAACTGTCTGTACCCCCACCTGCCGAAGACCTCGCAACTCCTGCTCCAGGACGATGCGGTTGCGATCGCGACAGGACAGCGTGATCCACGGGCTGACGCCGCTGTCGAGCAGCATCCGGCCGGCCAGTGTGGGTGGAAAATCGGGCCGGTTCTGATGCTCACCGACCAGCACCGCATCACACGCCGGAGCCAGGAGCTCGGCGGTCGCAACCAGGTCGGCGGGGTCGAACGGGGCGGCGCTGAAATCCGTGAGCACCAGTGGCGCCGTCACCGGCACACCGTCGGCGACCGGCCCCGACCAGGGCACCACCTCAGGGAACGCACACGGACCCGGACGCATCTCGCAGGAGCCGTCGGGGTGCACACCACCACACGGGCCGAAGTCCATTCGCTTCGGGCAGCACACACCCACTACCTCCCCCTTCCGCGAACGCCGGCGAGGTACAGGTCTACCCGCTGCGGACGGGGGTAATCGTCAGTAGACGGTGTACCCGCCGTCGATCACGACCACCGAGCCGGTCATGAACGCCGAGGCGTCAGACGCCATGTAGACCACCGTGGGGGCGATCTCCTCGGGCATCGCGTAGCGCTTCATCGGCGCGTCTTCGATCCAGTGCTGCCGGAACTCCGGGCGGTCCACCGGGGCCATCTCGGTCTTGACGTATCCGGGTGCCAGCGCGTTGACCCGGATGTTGTAGGGCGCCCACTCCGCGGCCAGTGATTTGGTCAGCTGGTGCACCGCGGCCTTGGACGCGTTGTAGGACGCCTGCCACTGCGGACGGTTGACGATGATGGAGCTGATGGATCCGATGTTGAGGATGTTGCCGCCGCCGTGGTCTTTCATATAGGCTCCGGCGCGCTTGCTCAGCCGCCACAGCGAGCGGGTGTTGACGTCGAACACCAGATCCCAGTCGTCGTCGGCGATCTCGAGTGCCGGCTGGTGGATGGCCAGCCCGGCGTTGTTGAGCAACAGGTCCAGCCCGCCCAGGCGCTCCACGGCGCCGTCGATGGCTGCCGCGGGCCCGTCGTCGGCGGTCACGTCCACCTCGAAGGCCTGCACCTTGAGTCCCTCGTCGGCCAGCGCCGCGAGTGCGGAGGCGTTGCGGTCGACATCGCGCGAGACGAACACCACGTCGGCACCGGCCTCGGCGAGCCCGCGCACGAATGCGAACCCGAGCCCGCGGTTGCCCCCGGTCACCAGGGCACGCTTGCCGGCCAGCGAGAAGGCATCAAGAACTGTCACTACGTCCTCCGTTTCGACCGGGCGGGCTCAGTCGCCGCCACGGAACCTTCGGGTGGTCAACCCGTTGAGCAGCGCGGCCAGGATCAGCACCACACCGAGCGCGAGCAGCTGGAACTGGGTTCCGGTGTTGCCCGAGAAGTACAAGATGATGCCCGCGTTGAGCCACACGATCAGCAGCGTGGCCAGCAGCACCCCCGCGATACGCCCGATGCCGCCGGTGATCGCGACCCCGCCCAGCACGGCGATGGTGATGGCAGGCAGCGCCAGCCCGTTGCCCGCGGTGCCGGCATCAGGCCGCGCGGAGGCGAACTGAGCGGTGATGTAGACCGCCACCAACCCCGAGAGCACCCCGGAGGTCACGTAGGCGCGCATCCGGGTGGCGGCGACATCGACGCCGGCCCAGCGCGCCGCCACGTCGTTGGTGCCAATGGCGTACAGCCGGCGCCCGTAGGTGCCGCGGCCCAGCGCAAGCCACAGCACCAGCAGCACCGGGATCAAGAAGGTGAACACCCCCAGGGGCACGTTGGGGATGTAGGGCCCGATCACGGGCAGCTCCACAGAACTGGTCAGCGAGTACAGCCCCTGGATCTCGGGGCTGTTGATCGGCTTCTGGCCGTTGATCACCATCGCAATCGACTTGTACGCGTAGTAGGTGGCCAGCGTGGCGATGAGGGCGGGAAAACCGATGCGGGCCACCAGGAATCCGTTGACGGCGCCCAGCAGCGCACCGACGGCCACGGCCAGCAGGATGGCCAGCGGAAGCGGCCAGCCCCACTGCCCGTAGGCGAACCCGAAGATCATGCCGACAAGCGACACCATGGCACCCACGGACAGGTCGATGCCGCCGCGGCCGGAGACGATGACCACCAGCTGTGCGAAGGCCAGCATGGCCAGCGGCACCGCGTCGATCAGCACGGCCGACATGTAGTCGAAGTCGTAGTCGCCGGACAGATATCCGTTGGCGCTCAGGTACATCAACCACGCGACGACGATGACGATCAGGATGCCCAACAGCACGATGCGCTGGGTCAGGACGGCCTCGAGGATCCGGTCGGCCCGGCTGCGCCCGGCCGGCTTGGGCGTGGCCGGCGGCGCCGCGGTCTCAGCGGTCACGGTTCCCTCCTGGCACGTCGACGGAGCAGATCGGTTCCGACCGCGACGACGATGAAGATGCCGACGAACAGGTCGGACAGTTGTGAGGGCCAACCCAGTTGGGTGACACCTGATTTGACGGTCTGCACCAGCAACGCGCCGAGCAGGGTGCCCAGCACCGAGCCGCGGCCGCCCATGATCGACGTACCGCCGATGACCACTGCGGCGATCACCGCGAGTTCCTGGCCCGAGCCCACCGACTGGTCCAGGTTCGAGGTGCCCTTGGCCAGGGTGAAAATCGAGGCGAGTCCGACCAGCAGTCCGGTGACCACGTAGGCGATCAGGATGCGGCGCTGCACCCGGATGCCGGCCAGCCGGGCGGCCACCGGGTCACCACCGACGGCGAAGAAGTGCCGGCCACCGGGGGTGTGTCGCAGATACCACCAGGCGATGGCCGCGAGGATGACGGTGATGGCGAAGCTGTTCGGCACACCCAGTGTGCGGCCGTCGACGCCACGTCCGAACCACGCCAACGTGTTCGGCATGCCGGCCACCGGGGTGGACCCGAAGATCTGCAGTCCGATGAACAGGAAGAGGTTCGCGGTGCCGAAGGTGATGATGATGGCGTGCACCCGGCCGTAGGCGATCAGCAGACCGTTGAGCAGGCCCAGCACCGCGCCGGTGCCGAGCGCCACCACCAGACACCACCACACCGGCAGGGCGGCGTCGCGCATCAGTTTGGCGGTCACCACCGAACACACCATGATGGCGCCGGCGACGGAGACATCGATGCCGCCGGTGATGATGACAAAGGTCATCCCGATGCCGATCAGCGCCACCGGTGCGACTTCGACCAGCAGCGGGATGATCGACCCCGCGCTCAGGAACGCCGGGGTGGCGAACGCCAGGACGATCCACAGCACCACCAGCACGCCGATCAGGACGATCTCGGCCGGGGTCACCGGTGAGGGCAGCACGCGGCCGCGGGTTTTCACCGCGGCGGCAGACGGTGCCGCGTTGGGATCCACTGTGGTGCTCACTGTGCTCTTCTCACGATTGTCTTTCTCACGGCGTCGCCGAT from Mycolicibacterium tokaiense includes the following:
- a CDS encoding MFS transporter: MTSTSTTNTAPRRLHPFVLGVGFLSTYYVALLGPILPAVAGPLGGDALAIGMLFSSYSLAQFLSAPVLGALGDRFGRRTVLVSSFIGALIGFGIFTAGAATGAGLWMLFLGWIIVGASDCWIATAYSYVADTTAPAVRTRYFAFLTAAIGSAFIIGPATSGLFSATSPVTPLFVLLALLGVALVWGYLSMPESLPSEHRATSLRVSQMNPLAQFRDLLSFPQLRLLLLSYLLFWPGVIALSANLPTLLTDLGGWDTARIASVLVLYGVLVVSVQLVVIPLLVRYIREIHLAMAGAALSVLAFILIALFTRAESATLIYLAVGLFGIGQPLVQTSLIATMSTTMDAAIQGRVQGAVSATMALAQVLGPLAVGWLYLAVAPAAPYWVIAIQITAAIALMMLAVVRVPAISGSGTTPAVAKDV
- a CDS encoding universal stress protein, which produces MAVEQQHREDVVVGVDGSPASKVAVDWAARQAALHRVPLRVVHIAQLPTMSTVIEPLVIVGMSEWLDKHGRDVLADAVRIAAEAAPQLNVSTEMLTGSAVSGLLDHSKDARMLVVGCRGLGAVGRTMMGSVSSALVHHARCPVTVVRDEESPTATPAQAPVVVGVDGSEVSERALALAFEEASLRGVGLVAVHAWSDAGVLDFPGFDHAELQQTAHRVLAERLAGWQERYPDVHVERVVAWDNPAHALLEQSRRAQLVVVGSHGRGGFAGMLLGSVSAEVVHGAAVPVTVVRQS
- a CDS encoding class I SAM-dependent methyltransferase; its protein translation is MSEAMEAEFGTVAEFTAQVARDFGPSFHIPAGCRGSGSPAALDWLMEHLELVPGESLLDSGAGVGGPAAYAVQRRSVRPTLLEPEHGACRAAQALFGYPVVQASATDMPFEDQMFDAAWALGVMCTLEDQLAFLTELRRVVRSPGRIGLLVFMAQIPDPAGQPDGNNFPTRSTLTDLIVRSGLRVEHWHGTADLPDIPDDWQAKIDAVTEEIKARHHNERAWQLAEKQSELIGGLLADGTVTGELLVLRRA
- a CDS encoding methylenetetrahydrofolate reductase, encoding MDFGPCGGVHPDGSCEMRPGPCAFPEVVPWSGPVADGVPVTAPLVLTDFSAAPFDPADLVATAELLAPACDAVLVGEHQNRPDFPPTLAGRMLLDSGVSPWITLSCRDRNRIVLEQELRGLRQVGVQTVFCVTGDGRGYDVRPDVTQTFDLDGPRLLSLAAALGVTAAAPETPTAPPVTGRPARLVQKQRAGARIAVLNHVPYPAQVAAFMAEARALGLSIPVLAAVAVFTDPWSAAILEGLPGLELDQEVVAQVINARDPVEAGIAAAVAEARALLAIDGVDGVNLSGSASSAGTRVGAQIKAEVGQRIRTEFA
- a CDS encoding SDR family NAD(P)-dependent oxidoreductase, producing the protein MTVLDAFSLAGKRALVTGGNRGLGFAFVRGLAEAGADVVFVSRDVDRNASALAALADEGLKVQAFEVDVTADDGPAAAIDGAVERLGGLDLLLNNAGLAIHQPALEIADDDWDLVFDVNTRSLWRLSKRAGAYMKDHGGGNILNIGSISSIIVNRPQWQASYNASKAAVHQLTKSLAAEWAPYNIRVNALAPGYVKTEMAPVDRPEFRQHWIEDAPMKRYAMPEEIAPTVVYMASDASAFMTGSVVVIDGGYTVY
- a CDS encoding ABC transporter permease; protein product: MTAETAAPPATPKPAGRSRADRILEAVLTQRIVLLGILIVIVVAWLMYLSANGYLSGDYDFDYMSAVLIDAVPLAMLAFAQLVVIVSGRGGIDLSVGAMVSLVGMIFGFAYGQWGWPLPLAILLAVAVGALLGAVNGFLVARIGFPALIATLATYYAYKSIAMVINGQKPINSPEIQGLYSLTSSVELPVIGPYIPNVPLGVFTFLIPVLLVLWLALGRGTYGRRLYAIGTNDVAARWAGVDVAATRMRAYVTSGVLSGLVAVYITAQFASARPDAGTAGNGLALPAITIAVLGGVAITGGIGRIAGVLLATLLIVWLNAGIILYFSGNTGTQFQLLALGVVLILAALLNGLTTRRFRGGD
- a CDS encoding ABC transporter permease produces the protein MSTTVDPNAAPSAAAVKTRGRVLPSPVTPAEIVLIGVLVVLWIVLAFATPAFLSAGSIIPLLVEVAPVALIGIGMTFVIITGGIDVSVAGAIMVCSVVTAKLMRDAALPVWWCLVVALGTGAVLGLLNGLLIAYGRVHAIIITFGTANLFLFIGLQIFGSTPVAGMPNTLAWFGRGVDGRTLGVPNSFAITVILAAIAWWYLRHTPGGRHFFAVGGDPVAARLAGIRVQRRILIAYVVTGLLVGLASIFTLAKGTSNLDQSVGSGQELAVIAAVVIGGTSIMGGRGSVLGTLLGALLVQTVKSGVTQLGWPSQLSDLFVGIFIVVAVGTDLLRRRARREP